From Chromohalobacter canadensis, one genomic window encodes:
- the yihA gene encoding ribosome biogenesis GTP-binding protein YihA/YsxC codes for MQDGKINYQSARFLISAPRLALCPPDTGVEVAFAGRSNAGKSSAINTLTQQKALARTSKTPGRTQLINFFTLANDEAYRLVDLPGYGFAKVPDQVKLEWQRHLSEYLYEREALRGLMLVMDVRHPLSEFDQMMLGWADEKAMPVHILLTKADKLKPGAAKSSLLAVRRQLAEWEDLVSVQLFSALKRQGVDEACARMDAWLCERDAV; via the coding sequence ATGCAAGATGGCAAGATCAACTACCAGTCCGCGCGTTTTTTGATCAGTGCGCCGCGCTTGGCCTTGTGCCCTCCGGATACGGGCGTGGAAGTGGCATTTGCCGGGCGCTCCAATGCCGGCAAGTCCAGCGCGATCAATACCCTGACACAGCAGAAGGCGCTGGCGCGCACCTCGAAGACGCCGGGGCGCACGCAGCTGATCAACTTCTTCACCCTCGCAAACGACGAGGCGTACCGGTTGGTGGATCTGCCCGGTTACGGCTTTGCCAAGGTGCCGGATCAGGTCAAGCTGGAGTGGCAGCGCCACTTGAGCGAGTACCTGTACGAGCGTGAGGCGCTCAGAGGCTTGATGTTGGTCATGGACGTGCGGCACCCACTGAGCGAGTTCGATCAGATGATGCTGGGCTGGGCCGACGAGAAAGCGATGCCTGTGCATATCCTGTTGACCAAGGCCGACAAGCTCAAGCCAGGGGCGGCCAAGTCATCGCTTCTGGCGGTGCGGCGTCAGCTCGCCGAATGGGAAGACTTGGTCAGCGTGCAGCTCTTCTCTGCGCTCAAGCGGCAAGGCGTCGACGAGGCATGCGCACGTATGGATGCCTGGCTATGTGAGCGGGATGCCGTGTGA
- a CDS encoding uroporphyrinogen-III synthase: MSAASRILVTRPGEGGERLAQALSEAGFTPARPALMHLQPLGVDEVKRAPLLDVDQYDVVVVTSPFAAECLVEWLDRYWPQLPQGPRFYALGVATAATLYRGLDVKASVPDPGRGTTSEALLAMRSLARLDGQRVLVVGGMGGRQLLAKTLETRGARATKLALYQRVYTAPDATVANWLATGDFTAMTVTSGELLEHLVIWCGQAALNKPLIVSSQRLATLADTMGFASLYVAQGATPEALVTAVQEVGDT; the protein is encoded by the coding sequence ATGAGCGCCGCGTCACGCATCCTGGTGACGCGCCCCGGCGAGGGCGGCGAGCGGCTGGCCCAGGCCTTGTCGGAGGCGGGGTTCACGCCCGCCCGCCCGGCATTGATGCACTTGCAGCCGCTCGGCGTCGACGAGGTCAAGCGCGCTCCCCTGCTGGATGTCGATCAGTACGATGTGGTGGTCGTGACCAGCCCCTTCGCCGCCGAGTGCCTGGTCGAGTGGCTTGATCGCTATTGGCCGCAATTGCCGCAGGGGCCGCGTTTCTATGCGCTGGGTGTGGCGACGGCGGCGACGCTTTACCGTGGCCTGGACGTCAAGGCGAGTGTGCCTGACCCCGGTCGGGGCACGACCAGCGAGGCACTGTTGGCGATGCGCTCACTGGCGCGGCTCGACGGCCAGCGGGTGCTGGTCGTCGGCGGAATGGGGGGGCGCCAGCTGCTCGCGAAGACGCTCGAGACGCGTGGCGCCAGAGCCACCAAGCTGGCACTCTATCAGCGCGTTTATACGGCGCCGGACGCGACCGTTGCCAACTGGCTCGCCACGGGCGATTTCACCGCCATGACCGTGACCAGTGGCGAATTGCTCGAGCATCTGGTTATCTGGTGCGGACAGGCGGCGTTGAACAAACCGCTAATCGTTTCCAGTCAGCGTTTGGCTACACTGGCAGACACGATGGGCTTCGCTTCGCTATACGTAGCGCAAGGTGCGACCCCCGAGGCCTTGGTGACCGCCGTACAGGAAGTAGGCGACACGTGA
- the lysA gene encoding diaminopimelate decarboxylase — protein sequence MDHFNYRDGQLYAEDVPLADIAERFGTPCYVYSRATFTRHFKAYSDALGEHPHLICYAVKANANIAVLDLLARLGAGFDIVSQGELERVLAAGGDPAKVVFSGVAKQAGEMARALEVGIKCFNVESLPELERLNQVASECGQVARVSLRVNPDVDARTHPYISTGLKANKFGIAVDDAFEVYQRAAELPNLEVVGLDCHIGSQLTELSPFLDALDRLLVLLDRLHEAGITIEHLDLGGGLGVPYQDEQPPAPYDYARALLERLDGRALTLLFEPGRSIAANAGVLVTRVEYLKPGETQHFAIVDAGMNDLIRPALYQAWQRIVPVDTRQSRETALYDVVGPVCETGDFLGKERELAIAPGDLLAVRSAGAYGFVMASNYNSRPRPAEIMVDGERAQVVRERETLADLWAGEHRLAGTS from the coding sequence ATGGATCATTTCAACTACCGCGACGGCCAACTCTACGCTGAAGACGTGCCGCTGGCCGACATCGCCGAGCGCTTCGGCACGCCGTGCTACGTGTATTCGCGGGCGACCTTCACGCGCCACTTCAAGGCCTACAGTGACGCACTGGGCGAGCATCCGCACCTAATCTGCTATGCAGTGAAGGCCAATGCCAACATCGCCGTGCTCGACCTGTTGGCGCGCCTCGGCGCGGGGTTCGATATCGTCTCCCAGGGCGAGCTCGAGCGTGTGCTGGCTGCCGGCGGCGACCCCGCCAAGGTGGTATTTTCCGGCGTCGCCAAGCAAGCCGGCGAAATGGCCCGCGCTCTGGAAGTCGGCATCAAGTGCTTCAACGTGGAATCGCTGCCCGAGCTCGAGCGTCTCAACCAGGTAGCCAGTGAGTGCGGCCAAGTGGCGCGAGTCTCGCTGCGCGTCAATCCCGACGTCGATGCCCGGACGCACCCCTACATTTCCACCGGCCTCAAGGCCAACAAGTTCGGTATCGCCGTCGACGATGCCTTCGAGGTCTATCAACGGGCCGCCGAACTGCCTAACCTTGAGGTCGTCGGCCTGGACTGCCACATCGGTTCGCAGCTCACCGAGCTCTCCCCCTTCCTCGACGCCCTGGACCGCCTGCTGGTGCTGCTCGACCGCCTGCATGAGGCCGGCATTACCATCGAGCATCTCGACCTGGGCGGCGGCCTCGGCGTGCCCTATCAAGACGAGCAACCGCCCGCGCCCTACGATTACGCTCGCGCCTTGCTCGAACGCCTCGACGGCCGTGCCTTGACGCTGCTCTTCGAGCCCGGCCGTTCGATCGCCGCCAACGCCGGTGTGCTCGTGACGCGCGTCGAATACCTGAAGCCCGGCGAGACCCAGCATTTCGCCATCGTCGACGCCGGCATGAACGACCTGATTCGCCCCGCGCTGTATCAAGCATGGCAGCGCATCGTCCCGGTCGATACCCGCCAGTCCCGCGAAACGGCACTCTACGACGTGGTCGGCCCTGTCTGTGAAACCGGCGACTTCCTGGGTAAGGAGCGCGAACTGGCCATCGCGCCGGGCGACCTGCTCGCGGTCCGTTCGGCTGGTGCCTACGGCTTCGTGATGGCCTCCAACTACAATAGCCGGCCGCGTCCCGCCGAGATCATGGTTGACGGCGAGCGCGCGCAGGTCGTGCGCGAACGCGAGACGCTCGCCGACTTGTGGGCCGGCGAGCACCGCCTGGCGGGGACCTCCTGA
- a CDS encoding uroporphyrinogen-III C-methyltransferase, with protein MSKRQDQDDKNTPTDASTSADETPQSPASSETHKADADGEVADETRGASDKAADAASSKASTTDAAASQTSSDATSKADEKTDDASRKASETTSGAGASSATAKRGAKSQQKATDTPAKDTGKTRTGGTRSSSAGGASAGAASHDKTTSSKAGGAGNGTSPPSAQTSQGGGGNGRGLAIVALIIAVIVAIVVALGLGYGWKRLQAQQAELASAGEENAQTLDTLRERLDQREAAFESLQGDFQDYRQDIDKNLDKVLSELADEQEADPREWLHAEAEYLLRLANQRLQLERDVKGAKALLKAADERLTDADNPALIPVRRAIQSELAALDSVPTVDRTGLYLALMAQQEQLAGLPLKQDVEEMAAQNDDDSSLEGGWQQQLSRLGGELKDLVVIRRHDEALEALVTPEQESYLRQNVRLLLEQAQLALLKTEPKLYQASLDKAITLIDRYYDTEQDAVNNSLGRLESLRDKTIRPELPDISESQQTLKDFIEKRFQNGNGDGGGEQRQNDEGDSE; from the coding sequence ATGAGCAAACGACAGGATCAGGATGATAAAAACACGCCCACCGATGCGTCGACGTCCGCTGACGAGACGCCTCAGTCGCCGGCTTCCTCCGAGACTCACAAGGCTGATGCTGACGGCGAGGTAGCCGACGAGACGCGCGGTGCCTCGGACAAGGCGGCGGATGCCGCGTCGTCCAAGGCATCGACAACCGACGCCGCGGCGTCCCAGACTTCTTCCGATGCGACGTCAAAGGCGGATGAAAAGACGGACGATGCGTCTCGCAAGGCGAGCGAGACGACATCCGGAGCCGGCGCATCGTCGGCTACCGCCAAACGTGGCGCCAAGTCCCAGCAAAAAGCGACGGACACCCCGGCCAAGGATACGGGCAAGACCCGCACCGGCGGCACGCGCTCATCGTCGGCCGGTGGGGCATCGGCGGGCGCTGCCTCTCACGACAAGACGACGTCGAGTAAAGCCGGCGGCGCCGGCAACGGCACCTCGCCCCCCTCTGCGCAAACTTCGCAAGGTGGCGGTGGCAACGGGCGTGGCCTGGCCATCGTGGCGCTGATCATCGCCGTGATCGTAGCCATCGTCGTGGCACTGGGGCTGGGATATGGCTGGAAGCGCTTACAGGCGCAACAGGCCGAACTGGCCAGTGCCGGCGAGGAGAACGCGCAGACCCTCGACACGTTGCGAGAACGTCTCGACCAGCGAGAGGCGGCGTTCGAATCGCTACAGGGCGATTTTCAGGACTATCGTCAAGACATCGACAAAAATCTCGACAAGGTACTCTCCGAGTTGGCTGACGAGCAGGAGGCCGACCCGCGCGAGTGGCTGCATGCCGAGGCCGAGTATCTGCTGCGCCTGGCTAACCAGCGCCTGCAGCTCGAGCGCGACGTCAAGGGCGCCAAGGCGTTGCTCAAGGCTGCCGATGAACGTCTGACAGATGCCGACAACCCGGCACTGATTCCGGTGCGCCGGGCGATTCAGTCCGAGCTGGCGGCGCTGGATTCGGTGCCCACGGTGGATCGCACCGGGTTGTATCTGGCATTGATGGCGCAACAGGAACAACTGGCAGGGTTGCCGCTCAAGCAGGACGTGGAAGAGATGGCCGCGCAGAACGACGACGATTCCTCGCTCGAGGGCGGCTGGCAACAACAGCTCTCCCGCCTGGGCGGCGAGCTCAAGGATCTCGTCGTCATACGCCGCCACGATGAAGCGCTTGAAGCCCTGGTGACGCCCGAACAGGAGTCCTACCTGCGCCAGAACGTGCGGCTCTTGCTCGAGCAGGCTCAATTGGCCTTGCTCAAGACCGAGCCCAAGCTCTACCAGGCCAGCCTCGACAAGGCGATCACCCTGATCGACCGCTACTACGACACTGAGCAAGATGCGGTGAACAACTCTCTCGGGCGCCTTGAGTCATTGCGTGACAAGACCATTCGGCCCGAGCTGCCGGATATCAGCGAGTCGCAGCAGACGCTCAAGGACTTCATCGAGAAGCGTTTCCAGAATGGCAACGGTGACGGTGGTGGCGAGCAACGTCAGAATGATGAAGGAGACAGTGAATGA
- a CDS encoding HAD family hydrolase yields the protein MAITALTFDLDDTLWNNRPVLERAEAGHYQWLSDALAAASPGAGSAFMAHYPLHAYQQHRADVARRFPLKRGDFTWIRERALFEMVEAYGLPRLRARLWAAHAIAHFLDLRHDLTPYPEVVAMLDTLRRSYRIAAITNGNADLKRLDLADHFSVMIAAGELHAPKPDPRAFLAALARLRARPSQALHVGDSWREDVLPAQRLGMQVAWIDAKNEGPRELPPGVYRLTHVRELPTLLARLAS from the coding sequence ATGGCGATAACCGCGCTGACCTTCGATCTCGACGACACGCTGTGGAACAACCGGCCGGTCCTCGAGCGTGCCGAAGCCGGCCATTATCAATGGCTCAGCGACGCGCTCGCCGCCGCCTCGCCAGGCGCTGGCAGCGCGTTCATGGCGCATTATCCCTTGCACGCGTATCAGCAGCACCGCGCCGATGTGGCGCGGCGCTTTCCGCTCAAACGCGGCGATTTCACCTGGATTCGCGAGCGTGCGTTGTTCGAGATGGTGGAAGCCTACGGGCTGCCTCGCCTTCGGGCACGCTTGTGGGCAGCGCACGCCATCGCGCATTTCCTCGACCTGCGCCATGACCTCACGCCCTATCCCGAAGTAGTGGCCATGCTCGACACGCTGCGCCGCAGCTATCGTATCGCCGCGATCACCAACGGCAACGCCGATCTCAAGCGCCTGGATCTGGCCGACCATTTCAGCGTCATGATCGCCGCGGGCGAGCTGCATGCCCCCAAGCCCGACCCTCGCGCCTTCCTCGCGGCGCTGGCAAGGCTCCGTGCTCGGCCGTCACAGGCCCTGCATGTCGGCGACTCCTGGCGCGAGGATGTTCTACCAGCACAGCGCCTGGGCATGCAGGTAGCCTGGATCGACGCCAAGAACGAAGGCCCGCGCGAGCTGCCACCCGGCGTGTATCGCCTCACGCATGTGCGTGAACTGCCAACCCTGCTCGCCAGGCTGGCAAGCTAG
- a CDS encoding tyrosine recombinase XerC — protein sequence MHAAIEDFLRGLAGHASPATLDAYRRDLAALAHFLEAHDIDDWSTLDVALVRRFLGAERTRGLAPRSLARRRAALSRFADHLVRSGVLAHNPVALTQTPRQPQHLPRPVDIDQLSRFLDTPHDDTPLGVRDQAMLELFYSCGLRLAELTALDVTDLETRRVRVVGKGSKPRQMPLGSRAQVALAAWLKVRGQLANEEERALFVGQRGVRLGHRAVQKRLVHLARERGLPEHLHPHRLRHSFASHLLESSQDLRAVQELLGHANLSTTQVYTRLDWQHLADAYDAAHPRARRHETPGDG from the coding sequence ATGCACGCCGCGATTGAAGATTTCCTGCGCGGGCTGGCGGGACATGCCAGCCCCGCAACGCTGGATGCCTATCGACGCGACTTGGCCGCGCTGGCACATTTCCTCGAGGCGCATGACATCGATGACTGGTCCACACTGGATGTCGCCCTGGTGCGTCGCTTTCTGGGCGCCGAGCGCACCCGCGGTCTGGCCCCACGCAGCCTCGCCCGGCGCCGCGCCGCGCTATCGCGCTTCGCCGATCATCTGGTGCGCAGCGGCGTGCTGGCCCACAATCCCGTGGCCTTGACCCAGACCCCACGTCAGCCTCAGCACCTGCCGCGTCCGGTGGATATCGATCAGTTATCGCGCTTTCTGGACACCCCGCACGACGACACCCCGCTCGGCGTGCGTGATCAGGCCATGCTGGAGCTGTTCTATTCCTGCGGACTGCGTCTGGCGGAGTTGACGGCGCTGGATGTCACCGATCTAGAAACTCGGCGTGTGCGGGTCGTAGGTAAGGGCAGCAAACCGCGCCAAATGCCCCTCGGCAGCCGTGCCCAGGTGGCGCTGGCGGCATGGCTCAAGGTCCGCGGCCAACTCGCCAATGAGGAAGAGCGCGCGCTGTTCGTCGGTCAACGTGGCGTACGACTCGGGCATCGCGCGGTGCAGAAACGCCTCGTGCATCTTGCCCGCGAGCGTGGCCTGCCCGAACACCTGCACCCGCATCGCCTGCGTCACTCCTTCGCCAGCCACCTGCTCGAATCGAGCCAGGACCTGCGGGCCGTGCAGGAGCTTTTGGGGCATGCCAATCTGTCCACCACGCAGGTCTATACGCGTCTCGACTGGCAGCACCTCGCCGACGCCTACGATGCTGCCCACCCGCGCGCCCGGCGCCACGAAACGCCCGGCGACGGATGA
- the argH gene encoding argininosuccinate lyase, whose product MSNTTNQSWGGRFSEPTDAFVARFTASVDFDRRLYHHDIRGSIAHATMLERVGVLTSDEREAIVQGLGEVEREIEAEQFPWSVELEDVHMNIEARLTEKIGITGKKLHTGRSRNDQIATDIRLYLRDEIDIVAAELARLREGLIELATREADTIMPGFTHLQSAQPVTFGHHLLAWQEMLTRDHERLLDCRKRVNVMPLGAAALAGTTYPIDRHVTADLLGFERPAENSLDAVSDRDFAIEFGAFASVLLMHLSRMSEELVLWTSAQFDFIDLPDRFCTGSSIMPQKKNPDVPELVRGKTGRVYGHLMGLLTLMKSQPLAYNKDNQEDKEPLFDTLDTVQGCLKAFADMVPAIEAKTDNMFEAARKGFSTATDLADYLVRAGVAFRDAHEIVGQAVALGLREQKDLSEMSLDELRQFSDAIQADVFEVLTLEGSVAARNHIGGTAPDQVRAAAQRARDALATLQQEA is encoded by the coding sequence ATGAGCAATACGACCAACCAATCCTGGGGCGGACGCTTCAGCGAGCCCACCGACGCCTTCGTCGCGCGCTTCACGGCATCGGTAGACTTCGACCGGCGCCTCTATCATCACGACATTCGCGGCTCCATCGCTCACGCCACCATGCTCGAACGCGTCGGCGTGCTCACCTCTGATGAGCGCGAGGCCATCGTGCAAGGCCTCGGCGAAGTCGAGCGGGAAATCGAGGCCGAGCAGTTTCCTTGGTCGGTGGAACTCGAAGATGTGCACATGAACATCGAGGCCCGGCTGACCGAGAAAATTGGCATCACCGGCAAGAAGCTACATACCGGGCGCTCGCGCAACGACCAGATCGCCACCGATATCCGGCTTTATTTGCGCGACGAGATCGACATCGTCGCGGCCGAGCTCGCCCGCCTGCGCGAGGGCTTGATCGAACTGGCCACGCGCGAGGCCGACACCATCATGCCCGGCTTCACGCACCTGCAATCCGCCCAGCCGGTGACCTTCGGCCACCACCTGCTGGCCTGGCAGGAAATGCTCACCCGCGATCACGAGCGCCTGCTGGACTGCCGTAAGCGCGTCAACGTGATGCCGCTGGGTGCCGCCGCGCTGGCCGGCACTACCTACCCCATCGACCGGCACGTCACCGCCGACTTGCTGGGCTTCGAGCGCCCCGCCGAGAACAGCCTCGACGCGGTCAGCGATCGCGACTTCGCCATCGAGTTCGGCGCCTTCGCCAGCGTACTGTTGATGCACCTGTCACGCATGAGCGAGGAGCTGGTGCTGTGGACCAGCGCCCAGTTCGACTTCATCGACCTGCCCGACCGTTTCTGCACCGGCTCGTCGATCATGCCGCAGAAGAAAAACCCGGATGTCCCCGAGCTGGTACGCGGCAAGACCGGCCGCGTCTACGGCCACCTGATGGGGCTTTTGACGCTGATGAAGTCGCAACCGCTGGCTTACAACAAGGACAATCAGGAAGACAAGGAGCCGCTGTTCGACACCCTCGACACCGTGCAGGGCTGTCTCAAGGCGTTCGCCGACATGGTGCCGGCCATCGAGGCCAAGACGGACAACATGTTCGAAGCCGCGCGCAAGGGCTTCTCCACCGCCACCGACCTCGCGGACTACTTGGTGCGTGCTGGCGTGGCCTTTCGCGATGCCCACGAAATCGTCGGCCAGGCCGTGGCGCTGGGCCTGCGCGAGCAGAAGGACCTCTCGGAGATGTCCCTCGACGAACTGCGCCAGTTCTCGGACGCCATCCAGGCCGACGTCTTCGAGGTGCTGACGCTGGAAGGCTCGGTGGCGGCGCGCAATCATATCGGCGGCACCGCGCCGGATCAGGTTCGCGCCGCCGCCCAGCGCGCCCGCGACGCGCTCGCCACGCTGCAACAGGAGGCATGA
- a CDS encoding DUF484 family protein: protein MSQAQAPEPRTTLDPERVAHWLARHPDFFVGREGLLQQLKVPHPQTQGAISLLERLVHDLRERAETAEWRLEHLLETARHNEAQYQRTRSLILALLEAENVDALGEALSTQLSERFRTQAVALWLDSPHDGSAVQPPQMRLDDSTRATLEELLDGHNSRCTQLSREAWRTLLPHSEPPESSGSCAVTRLTMGEPLGYLLLASQESEHFRATLDTLFTDYLGEIVGRLLIRLDTAHARRD from the coding sequence ATGTCCCAAGCCCAGGCGCCCGAGCCGCGCACTACGCTCGACCCCGAGCGTGTCGCGCATTGGCTGGCCCGTCATCCCGACTTCTTCGTCGGCCGAGAGGGACTGCTCCAACAGCTAAAGGTGCCGCATCCCCAGACCCAAGGCGCAATTTCGCTGCTCGAACGTCTCGTGCATGACCTGCGCGAGCGCGCCGAGACCGCCGAATGGCGCCTCGAGCACCTTTTGGAGACGGCGCGTCATAACGAGGCGCAGTACCAGCGCACCCGCTCGCTGATCCTGGCGCTGCTCGAGGCGGAAAACGTCGACGCGTTGGGCGAGGCCCTATCGACCCAGCTCAGCGAACGCTTTCGCACCCAGGCGGTCGCGTTGTGGCTGGACTCGCCCCACGATGGTAGCGCCGTACAGCCACCCCAGATGCGTCTCGATGACTCTACGCGCGCGACACTGGAGGAGCTTCTCGACGGCCACAACAGCCGCTGCACTCAGCTCTCGCGAGAAGCGTGGCGTACGCTCCTGCCCCATTCCGAGCCACCCGAGAGCAGCGGTTCATGCGCCGTGACGCGCCTGACCATGGGCGAGCCGCTCGGCTATCTGCTGCTTGCCAGTCAGGAGAGCGAGCACTTTCGTGCCACGCTCGACACTCTGTTCACCGATTACCTCGGCGAAATTGTCGGGCGCTTGCTGATCCGGCTGGATACCGCACATGCACGCCGCGATTGA
- the hemC gene encoding hydroxymethylbilane synthase — translation MPAMQTLRIATRQSRLALWQAEHVKARLMALHPGLEVELVALTTRGDKILDSPLSKVGGKGLFVKELEEALLDGRADIAVHSMKDVPMHFPEGLGLSVILESGAPTDAFVSNDYATLDALPEGVRVGTSSLRRGLQVKEARPDLEVLNLRGNVQTRLGKLDSGEFEAIILATSGLERLELGHRITQELPPEVSLPACGQGALGIECRYDDETLLEVLAPLDHSQTATRVRAERAMNTRLDGGCQVPIGGYAVLEDGDRTLWLRALVGDPDGSHVLRAEGRGSASEPEALGVRIAESLLDQGAGEILADVYGQEE, via the coding sequence ATGCCCGCCATGCAGACACTGCGCATCGCCACCCGTCAGAGCCGCCTTGCGTTATGGCAGGCCGAGCATGTCAAGGCTCGGCTGATGGCGCTACATCCTGGACTCGAGGTGGAGTTGGTCGCCCTGACGACGCGCGGCGACAAGATTCTCGATTCGCCGCTGTCCAAGGTCGGCGGCAAGGGACTGTTCGTCAAAGAATTGGAGGAGGCGCTGCTGGACGGACGCGCCGATATCGCCGTGCACTCGATGAAGGATGTGCCGATGCACTTCCCCGAAGGGCTGGGGCTATCGGTGATTCTGGAGAGCGGCGCGCCCACGGATGCCTTCGTCTCCAACGATTACGCTACCCTGGACGCCTTGCCCGAGGGCGTGCGTGTGGGTACGTCGAGTCTGCGTCGGGGGTTGCAGGTCAAGGAGGCGCGCCCCGACCTGGAGGTGCTCAATCTGCGGGGTAACGTGCAGACCCGCCTGGGCAAGCTGGACAGCGGCGAGTTCGAAGCGATCATTCTGGCGACCTCGGGGCTCGAACGTCTCGAGCTTGGCCACCGCATCACCCAGGAGCTGCCGCCGGAAGTCAGCCTGCCGGCCTGCGGCCAGGGCGCGCTGGGCATCGAATGTCGCTATGACGATGAAACCCTGCTCGAAGTCCTGGCGCCGCTTGATCATTCGCAGACGGCCACCCGCGTGCGCGCCGAGCGTGCCATGAATACGCGTCTGGATGGCGGTTGTCAGGTGCCCATCGGTGGCTATGCTGTGCTCGAGGATGGTGACCGCACGCTATGGCTGCGGGCACTGGTCGGGGACCCGGACGGCTCGCACGTGTTGCGCGCCGAAGGGCGTGGCTCGGCTTCCGAGCCCGAGGCCTTGGGCGTGCGCATTGCCGAGTCGCTGCTCGATCAGGGCGCCGGCGAGATCCTGGCGGACGTGTACGGCCAGGAGGAATGA
- the dapF gene encoding diaminopimelate epimerase: MLLHFTKMHGLGNDFMVVDLVTQRARLDTERIRQLADRHLGIGFDQLLLVEPPRDPEMDFRYRIFNADGNEVENCGNGARCFARFVREARLTHKREIRVETQAGPLTLHVKEDERVRVNMGVPRFAPEAVPFDAPADTTTHTLEVDDTRWEIGVVSMGNPHAVLMVDDVDTAPVAHLGPLIERHVRFPRRVNVGFLQVVSRHEARLRVFERGSGETLACGTGACAAVANGIRRGLFESPVDVHLPGGTLTLEWSAEDAPMVMIGPATSVFEGRIALP, translated from the coding sequence ATGCTACTGCATTTCACCAAGATGCACGGGCTCGGCAACGACTTCATGGTGGTCGACCTGGTCACCCAGCGGGCGCGGCTCGACACCGAACGCATCCGGCAGTTGGCCGACCGTCATCTCGGCATCGGTTTCGATCAGTTGCTGCTGGTCGAACCGCCGCGCGACCCCGAAATGGATTTCCGCTACCGCATCTTCAACGCCGATGGTAACGAAGTGGAAAATTGCGGTAACGGCGCTCGCTGCTTCGCACGTTTCGTGCGCGAGGCGCGCCTGACCCACAAGCGCGAGATTCGCGTCGAAACTCAGGCCGGGCCACTGACTCTTCATGTCAAGGAAGACGAGCGAGTCCGCGTGAACATGGGCGTGCCGCGTTTCGCGCCCGAAGCCGTCCCCTTCGACGCTCCGGCCGATACGACCACACATACCCTGGAGGTCGACGATACACGCTGGGAGATTGGCGTGGTCTCGATGGGCAATCCCCATGCCGTCCTCATGGTCGACGATGTCGATACCGCGCCGGTGGCACACCTGGGCCCGCTCATCGAACGCCACGTGCGCTTCCCCCGGCGCGTCAATGTAGGCTTCTTGCAGGTCGTCTCGCGTCACGAGGCGCGCCTGCGCGTCTTCGAACGCGGCAGCGGCGAAACGCTGGCCTGCGGCACCGGCGCCTGCGCGGCGGTGGCCAATGGTATCCGGCGCGGGTTGTTCGAGAGTCCCGTCGATGTTCATCTACCCGGTGGCACGCTAACCTTGGAATGGTCCGCCGAGGACGCCCCCATGGTAATGATCGGCCCCGCCACCAGCGTCTTCGAGGGGCGTATCGCGCTGCCTTAG